From a region of the Pseudophaeobacter arcticus DSM 23566 genome:
- a CDS encoding enoyl-CoA hydratase/isomerase family protein, with amino-acid sequence MTEGPKTLSVERIERTEWITFLRTEQLNAMSTQMLREMTTALEAAIADDGVRAIVLTGSGRAFCAGADLKEVAGAKHEPGEPDLLDLVDHTFGLMRHGPKPVIAAVNGLAMAGGLEMVMACDLVFAAESAQMGDAHSNFGVFPGAGGAAILPGRIGLNRAKYLLFSGENISAREMMDWGLVNKVVPDAELRDAVQTFTDRIADKSPAVLRRMKTVANRSLNVDEAAALSEEMLNLRAHMRSWDMLEGLTAFTEKRKPQFRGY; translated from the coding sequence ATGACTGAAGGTCCAAAAACCCTGTCTGTGGAACGCATCGAGCGGACCGAATGGATCACCTTCCTGCGCACCGAGCAGTTGAACGCGATGTCGACACAGATGTTGCGCGAAATGACCACCGCGTTAGAGGCCGCAATTGCCGACGACGGCGTGCGTGCCATTGTCCTGACCGGATCGGGGCGAGCGTTCTGCGCCGGTGCAGACCTCAAAGAAGTCGCCGGTGCCAAACATGAACCCGGCGAGCCGGATCTGCTTGATCTCGTCGATCATACCTTTGGTTTGATGCGTCATGGCCCCAAGCCAGTGATCGCTGCCGTGAACGGGCTGGCGATGGCGGGCGGTTTGGAAATGGTGATGGCCTGCGATTTGGTCTTTGCCGCCGAAAGCGCGCAAATGGGCGATGCCCATTCCAATTTCGGCGTCTTCCCCGGCGCAGGTGGGGCGGCAATCCTGCCCGGCCGGATCGGGTTGAACCGTGCCAAATACCTGCTGTTCTCGGGTGAAAATATTTCGGCCCGTGAAATGATGGATTGGGGACTGGTGAACAAGGTCGTGCCGGACGCAGAATTGCGCGACGCCGTGCAGACCTTCACCGACCGGATCGCCGACAAAAGCCCCGCCGTGTTGCGCCGCATGAAGACGGTCGCGAACCGGTCCTTGAATGTCGACGAAGCCGCCGCCCTGTCCGAAGAAATGCTGAACCTGCGCGCACACATGCGCTCGTGGGACATGCTCGAAGGGCTGACAGCATTCACTGAAAAACGCAAACCGCAGTTTCGCGGTTACTGA